A portion of the Paenibacillus hamazuiensis genome contains these proteins:
- a CDS encoding sugar phosphate isomerase/epimerase family protein produces the protein MIKLGVNSVLFKEFDFQTAARHIALCGYDGVEVSAIEGMCEHLELARWKEQAAQIRTAAQENGLALLSMEFAGVKSEQRLLTAFEAAAEIGIPIVNVGPGGKSGVEEDVQKSIDMLQRMSEQAASFGVTLCVKAHVGQSIFDTPTTQRAMAEVTSPAFGIDMDPSHIYRAGEDPETALPAVISRVKHVHIRDCKGREQGPGPIELQACGRGDINLFAYCKAMVDHQYDGPVVLEVIGAKPEHSLAQISIIAAETYGYLNACLKQLGAR, from the coding sequence ATGATCAAGCTTGGCGTGAATTCGGTGTTATTCAAGGAATTCGACTTTCAGACGGCGGCCCGTCACATTGCGCTGTGCGGTTACGACGGGGTGGAGGTTTCCGCGATTGAAGGCATGTGCGAGCATCTCGAGCTGGCGCGGTGGAAGGAGCAGGCCGCGCAGATCCGAACGGCCGCTCAGGAAAACGGTCTGGCTCTGCTGTCCATGGAATTTGCCGGCGTGAAAAGCGAGCAGCGCCTCTTGACCGCCTTCGAGGCGGCTGCGGAAATCGGCATTCCGATCGTGAATGTAGGACCCGGAGGGAAATCCGGTGTGGAGGAGGATGTGCAAAAATCGATCGATATGCTGCAGCGCATGTCGGAGCAAGCCGCGTCGTTTGGCGTGACGCTGTGCGTGAAGGCACACGTCGGCCAGTCGATCTTCGATACGCCGACGACGCAGCGGGCGATGGCCGAGGTGACCTCCCCCGCATTCGGCATCGACATGGACCCGAGCCATATTTACCGGGCGGGGGAGGACCCGGAAACGGCGCTGCCGGCGGTGATCAGCCGCGTGAAGCACGTGCATATCCGCGACTGCAAAGGCCGCGAACAGGGGCCGGGACCGATCGAACTGCAGGCGTGCGGGCGCGGGGACATCAATCTGTTCGCCTACTGCAAGGCGATGGTCGACCATCAGTACGACGGTCCAGTCGTACTCGAAGTGATCGGTGCGAAGCCGGAGCATTCGCTGGCGCAAATCTCCATTATCGCCGCCGAAACGTACGGTTACCTGAATGCTTGCCTGAAGCAGCTTGGCGCAAGGTGA